ATTGTGACGACCGGCCGGTCATCCAATCACGCTACTACCGTGAACAAAACACTACAGCCCCACCGCCACTGTTTCGGTACTGTGGTGACAGATGGACTATGGATATTGTGTTCCCTGATTGGTCCTTCTGGGGATGGTAATGCACTTAAGCTCTCTCCTCATTTGTCAATTGCATTTTTTTCCCGAGTCTGCATAAAAACAATATAGGCCTTAATCAATCCTAGACTTGTCCAAATAGCGAACATGCATGGTcctacaatttaaaaaaatggcttCAAATTGAGGTGCCGTGCTGACTGGGGAACGTGGTAGGTGGGGTAGATCCTTAACGCGTATATTTTCGTGCATAGCTTGATAATCTTGACATACACCAATGGGCAATCACATGCCACCCACCGTTTCTGAACCTATGTTAAGGTTCAATGGTGGAAATATTTTGGGAAACACAATATAGAGTTAGCTTTCTAGACAACGCtgatcttaaaatataaattttaaaattttccttgtattttattttatctttttagcaTAAGATCTGATGATGATTCATTAGCCAAAGACATAAAAGTCGTTCGTTCCAAACCTGTGTTAAAATATTCCGGCTTGGAAATTTGTTGTTCGATCTTTAATAATGGTTGACAAAGTTTTgacaaatttatctattaattaaacATGCACCAGCAATAAATGTTTATTGATTATTCATCTACCTAGTCACAGTCTTACAGACAAATTAAGTAGACATCCACCTTTGGAGGGTAGAGTTTTTATCATACCTTTAAAAGATAAGGTATGCCCCATAACTTGGGGCAAGGGGTCAGAGCCCCTTTGCCAGGGTCCCGTTACTCCATTAATAGATAAGAGTCCAGGGGGTAACACTGTTTGTGGAGGTTGGGTAGAACCCTAGATCCAAATTTTaatgagggtttttttttttttttcttgtaattacTAAATTCACATTTCAATATGTAGTATATCACATGTATCTtgtaatcttaaatttaataagaatatttAGTACAgttgtagatatatatattattaattaaatcacataaatttgttttgttctgtgattgatttttattaccaatttatttttgttccatttgatttctaatatgcacaagcaaatatttatttctttttaatgtttattactatattttttaatattggaAACACAACATGATTGTTTCTAATGGGCATTATATTAGTATATTTGCATCATGTACCACTACTGAAAATAAAAAGGCCCATCCTAATTAAATTCTGTGACAGAATTGATTTTACATTTATATGCTTGTCGTAGGGCAGAGATAAATATAAGACCATGGGAAAATTTATTAAGGGAGATGAAAGAAGGCAACAACAAGACAAAATGGATGGAAAGAGAACCATATGCCTATTGGAAAGGAAATCCTTTTGTAGCTGAAACTAGACAAGACCTTCTTGCATGCAATGTCTCCGATAACCACGACTGGAATGCTCGACTCTATGTCcaggtatatataattaagtgtttaaTTAGAATTACTTAATCATGATTAAAAATGCCTAATCTCAACAATAATTGGACATGTcgtgattaaataattgaacAAGGATTGGATCCTAGAGTCCCAGCAAGGCTTCAAGCAATCAAACCTGGCAAGCCAATGCACACACAGGTTAATTTACTTTGTTTAACAGAATGAAACTTTTAAGAACACCTGGAACttctctttcaattttcttttcatgtacTTAATTAGGTACAAGATCTACATTGAAGGATATGCTTGGTCAGTCAGTGAGAAATACATTCTAGCTTGTGACTCCATGACATTACTTGTAAGCCCCCATTATTATGATTTCTTCTTAAGATATCTACAACCTGTGCAACACTACTGGCCAATAAGGGAAGACCAGAAGTGCAAATCCATCAAGTTTTCTGTAGACTGGGGTAACAGCCACAAACGAAAGGTAACCAACTTTCTCTTAAGACCATATTAAATTCTTAGAATTacaaatgtttatatattacaACTGTGGACTTGATAGGCACACGAAATTGGGAAAGCGGCCAGCAACTTCATTCAAGAAGAGCTCAAAATGGATTATGTGTACGATTATATGTTTCATTTGCTAAATGAGTATGCTAAGCTATTGAAGTTCAAGCCAATAGTACCTGATGGAGCCGTGGAAATATGCTCAGAGACAATGGCTTGCATGGCAAATGGGTTGGAGAAGAAGTTCATGATGGAATCAATGGTGAAGGGACCTTCTATTACAAGTCCCTGCACTATACCACCTCCTTATGAACCCAATGCTCTCGCGGCATTTTATAGAAGAAAGGTTAATGCAATAAGGCGAGTGGAGAATTGGGAGAATACATTCTGGGATAGTTACAATCAGCAATAATATTAGAGATGATGTATGCTACTATTGTAACAGCCTGTGAAGGAGACAGAAAATGGTAAGGGATATATTCTTACGAGTATCCATTTAAGGTTATAATTGGTAAGAAAACCCTGGAATTTTcacttttgatatatagttCATTATGATTTTGCCTTTggattttacaatttaaaacgcgttttaataacttaaaaaattcataagttATTCAATTAGTTTTAGCTTAGTATCCCAACAATGTGGGATGTGCATAATAAATGTGGcatctttattaatatttcaactCTCTTATATTCGTTACTATATATATAGGTAGTGACAtacataaatttgattaaaaagaaaattattctgACTATTAACCGGATTTATAAACTCTTGGTTTCAGTCTAtcacaaaaccaaaaaaaaaaaaaaaaaacgcatCAACATGATATAAGTTTTCaagtttcaaattaaactattgtTTGGcacatataataattaatttagagaTCAAGCATGGGTTGGTTGGGGCAATTAGTTAAGGAGTTGAATGGCAAGCAACACAATGATTagcattataaatttgaagCAAATGGAGACACAAATTATTTGTAAGGCAGGCATGTTGGGTTGTTAACTTAAATTCTTATTTCTATTGAAAAAAGTAAGAAGATATAGATGTGCCATTGATAAGATGAATTTAATACGCTACTTCTGTCCCTACCACCATTGCCAATTAAAGTTGGAaggaattgattttgatttcaaatgTTTAAACCACTTTGATGGTGAATAAGACACCTTATCTAATCCTTTTTGCCAATTAAAGTTACACATGAAATGAGTCATGCACAATTTAAATAAGCTTCCACTCAATAGAGCATTTGCTTGTGGCTCTAATCCTTCCTTAATCTTTACtgattatgataattaaaattcacTCAACCATATGAAAGAGAAGACAAAGAGCAAGACATAGTTAAGTggatgtaaataaattttttgcaaATCATTAGAGCGTAGAAGAATCATTTAAAATACAAAGTGGGGAGGgctaaattaatatatcaacctaagaaaaaagaagaacaCAATAACATGAGGGGCCCTTTcgtcttttctcttttattcgAAAGAGTGATTACCATTTTTCTACTtaagtttggttttaaaatatttttttgtttgttgaatatatgaatcatgatttttaagttaacatatcactcaaattaaaaattttaaaaatagtcatttacatattaattttttcaccaatacgatcttctctctcttttacttTCTCCATTTTGTTTCCTTGTAAATGGTTTAGGTGGGTTTGGATGGTGGTGGTGGCTTTGAATTTAGATGAGTGGCAATTTTGGTAGATTTGGATTTGAATGGATGCCGATTATGGTAGCTAGCTATTCCAATCTTaagttataatttgaattatatgtctttaaatttataaaaggatcaaattattatgtttgacgATTTCAATAGATTTGGTTGGACAATAGTTTTAGTGGATTTGGGCTTGAATAAGTAATGGTTATGGTTGTGgtagttagggtttttaaacttgaattataagggttaaattacataatttcaaacatataaaaaagtttaactattacgtttaaaatattaatatgagatttataaaaaaaaatctttttttatttttcaaaattattagataataaaatattttctttaactcTTATAACAccagtgtttttttttttttccgtagTTTGGgttttgggaaaaaaataaatcacttttttgaaaaatgatacaaGTTGAAGATAGAGAGCGTGGGTCCTTAGAAAAAGCTTAAAAGCAAGCACTTAGAGAAGGGTCCCTTTCTcaaatattaatacaaatggGCCTCTTATTAAAGGATCCACAAAGGGCCCAACCAGCTTGTCCTCTTATACTTCTTCCAATACAATGTTGACACCTGTCCTTTCTAAAACATGATGAGGCTCCCCTTCCCTTTGAAGACACTCAAAACCCAATAGTGTAGTTGTGCTTGGAAGCATGGCGAGGCAGCAACCTTGATGCCTAAACAATCTTCATGTCTCTGTCACGTCCCATGTATAAAATATTCAGATTTATTCATGCCAAACCAGGAAAAGCCATCCTTACATTATTATAccattcaatttaaaaatatcatatagttttttttttttttaattcatgcaCTCCTTCAACTactttatatcatatatatttatatattatatattattatatattatatgttaagcACATGCAATCTTTCCCTTCGGTCTTTTCCTTACAGTaaacctataaataaataaaaatatatcaaatagatACAGTGGTTGCATGcaacattttcaaactttaaatcaaACGTTAACTTGATTAAAAAGTTACTTTGTGCTTCGGTCAGTCAAATTAACTTGATTAAAAAGTAACTTCGTGCTTCGGTCAAtcgaattaatgattttataaattttatatcgataaaatatataaaattaaattttaattttataatatcaatataatagttaaattgatataattgaaTCATAATTTGATATCATTCACATGAATTTACTCCGGTTATCTAACAATTCAACCAAATTTAAAACAGTGGCTGCATATATAAGACATCCGATATGTATATTTGATGCTTCACATGCTaacatcttctttttctctttcatggATAACAACTGTAAATGTTGAACTTAAGAGAAAATTTAACCCTTTTTTAATCAAAAGCTACCGACAAAACGACGTAGTaaaagtcttcaaacttggaaGGTTGATGGTCGTAATTTAATCACAtcatatcatcttcttcttttcttttaatgggGCCTTTCAGAATTTAATGGAATGAAAAGAATTGAGTAGGGGTAATTTGGTCAATTGCCTACGTCAATTTTGCTATTTAATGACAGCTGTTACCTAACTCTAACAGTTTTGTGTCGTGATATTTTGAAGATGATTTTGTATCGTGATAATTTGAAGATGATTTGTATCGTGATCTGATGATTAAGAAGGGGTGAGGAGCGCAAATACCGGAAGAGTCCTtggataatattaatataattgaataaattattatttattctattattaaaaatcataagAATAATTTCGGCCATTCCTGCTGAAACaataaactttcattttttaattttaaaaaattatatttatttttattaataaattttattaaataaaaaattatttttatattaaattttattctatttaaaaaaaaaaaatatttaaaaataaattataattttaaaaaaaattaagagtgttagttaaaatttttaggggattttgtaaaataaaaaagttttaagtgttattgaaaattttaaaattttctatgaCTCTTactagtttcaaaaatgataactATAACCCAGAAAactaaataaatcataatatttgaaagttggtttgaattttgatttatttaaaagtttaaatgataaggatatattgataatttaatattgattttaaatgttaaaaatggttttgtaattttaataataaaggcAAAGAAGTCATTTCGCGGAAAAATAAACAAGATGCACTAACATGACTAGATAATCAAcgagaatttgattttttaaaattaataagatagtaatttaatttatcaaaccttgggtggaaaatagtgatttggccaaTAATTTTATTCccgtataaataaataaattgactcAACTATATGCGATTGGAATTAAGAAAAACCCTAATATGTATATGTAAGCTATCCTTGATTTTTAGATCTAAAAATTGCGTTATGCTAATTTGAGTCAATTAATTAGTAAAAGCCCTCCCCCACTTTCgaattgtcaaaaaaaattttagaataatattatatgtatctattttaaaaatacaaacatatatatatttatatatgttatcatataattatgtgttattttatctttaattcaaaattacttaattatataatgacacatataaatatatatattttatatattaaaaataaatatatatagttttattgaaaatttcacGGAAGAGTTGCAAACCCAAAAggagatttgaaaatttttcttataagaGATCAAAGCAATTTTCTGAAAATTCGACCACCTAGTTTTatcaatttacaaattattcctcaaaaaggtgaaaataatGAAACTGGCTGATATTTGGAAAATAATGGGTTGTATAGATATTGTTATGGAAGAAGTTGatcattcaaattataattgatatccCACAAATCACTTAATTAGTTATGTTAACTAGCTTGATTAAATGAATTAGGACTTTAAtagttgaaattaaatatattatctataccTAAATTTGGATAACtgaacaataatatattatttaagggTAGAAGGACTAATTTCTCccttaaaatgttattttctcaaattcttaccttttaacATTTTGAATTCAGTCAAATTGTGGCTGATTCAGCCAACAACGGCCTTAACATTTGTATTTGATCGTCAATTGATTCAATGTCTTTTCGTCTTTCTTTGGTTAGAGTCATCAGTGGAAGGTAAAAAGAATAGA
Above is a genomic segment from Mangifera indica cultivar Alphonso chromosome 3, CATAS_Mindica_2.1, whole genome shotgun sequence containing:
- the LOC123210096 gene encoding O-glucosyltransferase rumi-like isoform X2, whose amino-acid sequence is MHRFPSILHRSGLATHFSETLIWRHPFKRRLATTTILLLFLLVLVAAFIASLWLDTSRFLVDNSVNNTVIIFQKRQNPPEEIIIPLNCTAQNQTQTCPTNYPRTFQAQDPEPSSEPTCPGYFRWIHEDLRPWKVTGITREMVERANSTAHFRLIIVNNKAYIETYKKSIQTRDEFTIWGILQLLRKYPGKLPDLELMFDCDDRPVIQSRYYREQNTTAPPPLFRYCGDRWTMDIVFPDWSFWGWAEINIRPWENLLREMKEGNNKTKWMEREPYAYWKGNPFVAETRQDLLACNVSDNHDWNARLYVQDWILESQQGFKQSNLASQCTHRYLQPVQHYWPIREDQKCKSIKFSVDWGNSHKRKAHEIGKAASNFIQEELKMDYVYDYMFHLLNEYAKLLKFKPIVPDGAVEICSETMACMANGLEKKFMMESMVKGPSITSPCTIPPPYEPNALAAFYRRKVNAIRRVENWENTFWDSYNQQ
- the LOC123210096 gene encoding protein O-glucosyltransferase 1-like isoform X1, which translates into the protein MHRFPSILHRSGLATHFSETLIWRHPFKRRLATTTILLLFLLVLVAAFIASLWLDTSRFLVDNSVNNTVIIFQKRQNPPEEIIIPLNCTAQNQTQTCPTNYPRTFQAQDPEPSSEPTCPGYFRWIHEDLRPWKVTGITREMVERANSTAHFRLIIVNNKAYIETYKKSIQTRDEFTIWGILQLLRKYPGKLPDLELMFDCDDRPVIQSRYYREQNTTAPPPLFRYCGDRWTMDIVFPDWSFWGWAEINIRPWENLLREMKEGNNKTKWMEREPYAYWKGNPFVAETRQDLLACNVSDNHDWNARLYVQDWILESQQGFKQSNLASQCTHRYKIYIEGYAWSVSEKYILACDSMTLLVSPHYYDFFLRYLQPVQHYWPIREDQKCKSIKFSVDWGNSHKRKAHEIGKAASNFIQEELKMDYVYDYMFHLLNEYAKLLKFKPIVPDGAVEICSETMACMANGLEKKFMMESMVKGPSITSPCTIPPPYEPNALAAFYRRKVNAIRRVENWENTFWDSYNQQ